A genomic region of Raphanus sativus cultivar WK10039 chromosome 6, ASM80110v3, whole genome shotgun sequence contains the following coding sequences:
- the LOC108811178 gene encoding transcriptional regulator SUPERMAN yields MERSNNIEWRNNFYGRSRTSPWSYGDYDNYQQDHEYLLGFSWPPRSYTCSFCKREFRSAQALGGHMNVHRRDRARLRLQQSSSSSSTPSPPYPNPIYSYSSSSMATSPPPPPLILFPTLSPPSSTGIGACLARSLSPKSKHVPENNCETMKPSLVLEAEEAKRLCKKDACRFLKNGEISLDLEIGVINESEQDLDLELRLGFA; encoded by the coding sequence ATGGAAAGATCAAACAACATAGAGTGGAGGAACAACTTCTATGGCCGTTCAAGAACTTCACCATGGAGCTATGGAGATTATGATAATTACCAACAGGATCATGAGTATCTTCTAGGGTTTTCATGGCCACCAAGATCCTATACTTGCAGCTTCTGCAAAAGGGAATTCAGATCGGCTCAAGCACTTGGTGGCCACATGAATGTTCACAGAAGAGACAGAGCCAGACTCAGATTACAAcagtcttcatcatcatcttcaacacCTTCTCCTCCTTACCCTAACCCTATTTACTCTTACTCTTCCTCTTCCATGGCtacctctcctcctcctcctcctctaatCCTATTCCCAACCCTTTCGCCTCCTTCCTCAACTGGTATTGGGGCATGTTTGGCCCGTTCCTTGAGTCCCAAGTCTAAACATGTACCAGAAAACAATTGTGAGACGATGAAGCCATCTCTTGTATTGGAGGCTGAGGAAGCCAAAAGGTTGTGCAAGAAAGATGCTTGCAGATTCTTGAAAAATGGAGAAATCAGCTTGGACCTCGAGATTGGTGTGATCAACGAGTCAGAGCAAGATCTAGATCTAGAGCTCCGTTTGGGTTTTGCTTAG